Proteins from a single region of Anaerolineae bacterium:
- a CDS encoding radical SAM protein produces the protein MRPPKRAMYRMPWSLNDNPIGWLEITDKCNIYCRGCYRRNLTGHKPLEQIKDEIRFFKEWRNCDNISIAGGEPLIHPDILEIVAFVRELGMKPLILTNGVRLTDDRPFLRELKKAGVFGFTLHIDSEQQRPHWKGKSEEDLLELRLSYARMIHQEGGLHCSIGATIYPTNLSDVPLLVRWAGEHADLIQGMIFIAFRGAPQDAAFDYYAGGRRLEAIDVSYTVEDTSEIGITSADIYEKIKEACPEYEPGAYLGGSQTHDAVKWLLAARLVGKGNRVYGSLGPKAMELVQIFHHLFQGTYMGYTSLWRFPKIAFLALGAFDRGIRQAHGAYWRDIRRSPLRALQPVYAQSLAIIQAPDLLPDGRQDMCDSCPDMTVWNGTLVHSCRMDEWRLYGSYLVAQPQPAEETVPAPETISANR, from the coding sequence ATGAGACCACCCAAACGCGCCATGTACCGCATGCCGTGGTCGTTGAACGATAATCCGATCGGCTGGCTGGAGATCACGGACAAGTGCAACATCTACTGCCGGGGCTGTTACCGCCGCAACCTGACCGGCCATAAGCCACTTGAGCAGATCAAAGACGAAATTCGCTTCTTCAAGGAATGGCGCAATTGCGACAACATCTCTATCGCCGGTGGTGAGCCGCTGATCCACCCGGATATCCTGGAGATTGTCGCGTTTGTCCGTGAACTGGGCATGAAGCCTCTGATCCTGACCAATGGTGTGCGGCTGACAGACGACCGCCCCTTCCTGCGCGAACTGAAGAAGGCCGGGGTCTTTGGCTTCACTCTGCACATCGATAGCGAGCAACAGCGCCCGCACTGGAAAGGCAAGAGCGAGGAAGACCTGCTGGAGTTGCGCCTGAGCTACGCCCGCATGATCCATCAGGAAGGCGGCCTGCACTGCAGCATCGGCGCGACCATCTACCCAACCAATCTGAGCGATGTGCCGCTGCTCGTCCGCTGGGCAGGTGAACACGCCGACCTGATCCAGGGCATGATCTTCATCGCTTTCCGCGGCGCGCCACAGGATGCTGCTTTCGACTACTACGCCGGCGGGCGGCGGCTGGAGGCCATTGACGTCAGCTACACCGTCGAAGACACCAGCGAAATTGGGATCACCTCCGCCGACATCTACGAGAAGATCAAAGAAGCCTGCCCGGAATATGAACCCGGCGCCTACCTGGGCGGCTCGCAGACTCACGACGCCGTCAAATGGCTGCTGGCGGCGCGGCTCGTTGGCAAGGGCAACCGTGTTTACGGCTCGCTGGGGCCAAAAGCGATGGAACTGGTGCAGATCTTCCACCACCTCTTCCAGGGGACATACATGGGCTATACCAGCCTGTGGCGCTTCCCCAAGATCGCTTTCCTAGCCTTAGGCGCCTTTGACCGGGGCATCCGGCAGGCGCATGGGGCGTACTGGCGCGACATCCGCCGCAGCCCGCTGCGGGCCTTACAGCCAGTGTATGCCCAGAGCCTGGCCATCATCCAGGCCCCGGATCTGCTGCCTGATGGCCGGCAGGATATGTGCGATAGTTGCCCGGATATGACCGTGTGGAATGGCACGCTGGTGCACTCCTGCCGCATGGATGAATGGCGGCTGTACGGTTCCTACCTGGTCGCCCAGCCCCAGCCTGCTGAGGAAACCGTCCCTGCACCGGAGACCATTTCTGCCAATCGCTGA